In a genomic window of Gossypium arboreum isolate Shixiya-1 chromosome 7, ASM2569848v2, whole genome shotgun sequence:
- the LOC108481565 gene encoding protein transport protein SFT2-like isoform X1 → MKKTAQSWFLGGPSNGGLDKQKSASLLADWNAYASSQDPDASALGFDIESAMRTTGDKVSGTFNVVSKGVRGLPGSFQSASRNVPSAKSLMYFGVLLASGVFFIFIAFTMFLPVIVLVPQKFGICFTIGCALIVGSFFALKGPRYQLVHMSSRERLPFTLGFVGSMVGTIYVSMWLHSYVLSVLFSLLQVVSLSYYAISYFPGGSSGLKFISSIIASSVLRCFGR, encoded by the exons ATGAAGAAGACGGCTCAATCTTGGTTTCTAGGCGGACCCAGCAACGGCGGTCTCGATAAACAGAAATCGGCGTCTTTGCTGGCTGATTGGAACGCTTACGCCTCTTCCCAAGACCCTGATGCTTCCGCTCTCGGCTTCGATATCGAATCCGCCATGCGTACCACCGGTGATAAAGTTAGTGGCACCTTTAACGT GGTCTCAAAAGGAGTCAGAGGCTTACCTGGCAGTTTTCAGTCTGCAAGCAGGAATGTACCTTCTGCTAAATCCTTAATGTACTTCGGTGTGCTCCTTGCTTCTGGAGTGTTCTTCATCTTCATCGCATTCACCATGTTCCTTCCAGTGATCGTTTTGGTGCCTCAGAAGTTTGGGATCTGCTTTACAATAGGTTGTGCATTAATTGTTGGTTCATTCTTTGCTTTGAAAGGTCCTAGATATCAACTTGTGCATATGTCCTCCAGAGAG AGGCTGCCTTTTACATTGGGTTTTGTTGGCAGCATGGTGGGAACCATTTATGTTTCCATGTGGCTTCACAGTTATGTTCTTTCCGTGCTTTTCTCCTTGTTACAG GTCGTTTCACTATCATACTATGCAATATCTTACTTCCCAGGAGGATCTTCTGGCTTGAAGTTTATATCTTCTATAATTGCCTCATCGGTCTTGAGATGCTTTGGAAGGTGA
- the LOC108481565 gene encoding protein transport protein SFT2-like isoform X2 — translation MLISCHSLRVSKGVRGLPGSFQSASRNVPSAKSLMYFGVLLASGVFFIFIAFTMFLPVIVLVPQKFGICFTIGCALIVGSFFALKGPRYQLVHMSSRERLPFTLGFVGSMVGTIYVSMWLHSYVLSVLFSLLQVVSLSYYAISYFPGGSSGLKFISSIIASSVLRCFGR, via the exons ATGTTGATAAGTTGTCATTCCTTAAG GGTCTCAAAAGGAGTCAGAGGCTTACCTGGCAGTTTTCAGTCTGCAAGCAGGAATGTACCTTCTGCTAAATCCTTAATGTACTTCGGTGTGCTCCTTGCTTCTGGAGTGTTCTTCATCTTCATCGCATTCACCATGTTCCTTCCAGTGATCGTTTTGGTGCCTCAGAAGTTTGGGATCTGCTTTACAATAGGTTGTGCATTAATTGTTGGTTCATTCTTTGCTTTGAAAGGTCCTAGATATCAACTTGTGCATATGTCCTCCAGAGAG AGGCTGCCTTTTACATTGGGTTTTGTTGGCAGCATGGTGGGAACCATTTATGTTTCCATGTGGCTTCACAGTTATGTTCTTTCCGTGCTTTTCTCCTTGTTACAG GTCGTTTCACTATCATACTATGCAATATCTTACTTCCCAGGAGGATCTTCTGGCTTGAAGTTTATATCTTCTATAATTGCCTCATCGGTCTTGAGATGCTTTGGAAGGTGA